The following proteins are co-located in the Bacillus oleivorans genome:
- a CDS encoding dihydroorotate dehydrogenase codes for MLAIKLPGLDLKNPIMPASGCFGFGREYSRFYDLSLLGAIMIKATTPEARFGNPTPRVAETASGMLNAIGLQNPGLKKVCTEELPWLSQYDVPIIANVAGATMEDYVQVAEKIGLVENVKALELNISCPNVKHGGIAFGSNPETAYELTQKVKEVSNVPVYVKLSPNVTDIVTMAKAIEAAGADGITMINTLIGMRIDTVTGKPIIQNGTGGLSGPAIKPVAIRMVYDVSKNVNIPIIGMGGVQTADDVIEFLYAGASAVAVGTANFVDPFICKKLIEELPERLHQLGFSSIEECIGRSHANDKVTNYRSS; via the coding sequence ATGCTAGCTATAAAACTTCCAGGATTAGACTTAAAAAATCCGATCATGCCTGCTTCTGGCTGCTTCGGCTTTGGCCGTGAATACAGCCGCTTTTATGACTTAAGCCTGCTCGGTGCAATAATGATTAAAGCAACGACACCAGAAGCGCGTTTTGGCAACCCGACTCCTCGAGTTGCTGAAACGGCTAGTGGGATGCTAAATGCTATTGGTCTGCAAAATCCGGGACTTAAGAAGGTTTGTACTGAGGAGCTTCCATGGCTGTCTCAGTATGATGTCCCTATTATCGCCAATGTGGCAGGAGCGACGATGGAGGATTATGTCCAAGTCGCAGAAAAAATCGGTCTTGTTGAAAATGTAAAAGCACTTGAACTAAATATATCTTGTCCAAACGTCAAACACGGGGGAATTGCTTTTGGAAGCAACCCCGAAACAGCCTATGAATTAACGCAAAAGGTGAAAGAGGTATCAAACGTACCGGTTTACGTTAAACTTTCTCCAAATGTAACGGATATCGTAACGATGGCGAAAGCCATTGAAGCAGCAGGAGCCGATGGAATCACAATGATCAATACACTCATTGGAATGCGTATCGATACCGTGACAGGAAAGCCGATCATCCAAAATGGGACAGGCGGCCTTTCTGGTCCTGCCATCAAACCGGTTGCGATTCGGATGGTATATGATGTAAGTAAAAATGTGAACATTCCTATTATCGGGATGGGAGGCGTTCAGACCGCAGACGATGTGATTGAATTCTTATATGCAGGGGCTAGTGCTGTTGCGGTAGGTACAGCTAATTTTGTTGACCCGTTTATCTGTAAAAAGTTAATTGAGGAGCTTCCAGAGAGACTCCATCAGCTTGGTTTTTCCTCAATAGAAGAATGTATCGGAAGGAGTCACGCAAA